In Streptomyces sp. NBC_00448, the following are encoded in one genomic region:
- a CDS encoding MarR family winged helix-turn-helix transcriptional regulator — MASSTPVSGVAPRNPSAAPELARLEVALSALMRWSESKYIRAEVARRSGCDIPSSALRLLEHFDVAGAMRVSDIAECLRIDISTVSLQLRQLKADALVSRLRDPSDGRAGVIAITERGREVLARVRAARCELLATVFTEAVPDELGRAADTLIQVQDHMLAGMVEAGYVKSLD, encoded by the coding sequence ATGGCCTCATCCACGCCGGTGTCCGGAGTCGCACCGAGGAATCCTTCCGCCGCGCCGGAGTTGGCCCGCCTGGAAGTGGCGCTGTCGGCGCTGATGCGGTGGAGCGAGAGCAAGTACATCCGGGCCGAGGTGGCCCGCCGGTCGGGGTGCGACATACCGTCGAGCGCGCTGCGGCTGCTGGAGCACTTCGACGTCGCCGGCGCGATGCGGGTGTCGGACATCGCGGAGTGCCTGAGGATCGACATCTCGACGGTCTCGCTGCAGCTTCGCCAGCTGAAGGCCGACGCGCTGGTCAGCCGGCTCCGGGACCCGTCCGACGGCCGCGCCGGGGTCATCGCGATCACCGAACGCGGTCGCGAGGTCCTCGCGCGCGTCCGGGCCGCACGCTGCGAACTGCTCGCCACCGTCTTCACCGAGGCGGTGCCGGACGAACTCGGCCGGGCCGCCGACACCCTGATCCAGGTCCAGGACCACATGCTCGCGGGCATGGTCGAGGCGGGCTACGTCAAGTCGCTCGACTGA
- a CDS encoding SDR family NAD(P)-dependent oxidoreductase, with product MGTTVITGGTDGIGRALADRYLGRGHDVLIVGTSAEKGDAFLAAAERSGAGDRARFLRADLSRVAENHRVIGEITRDYPALDLLVLGARFHRSTRAETPDGLESNFALYYLSRHLLSHGLIAPLSRAERAVVLNFGGSGQTGPVRWNDLQLRHGYPGTGALGHGGALCDLLGVHFARLHAGTPVHYVLNHPGVVSTSFAGEYDPATAAAVDRLKATGKPVAEALAQIQPFLDEPPARLTAVLEGRQVPTDGQAFDPADAARLHEMTERLLAGLPR from the coding sequence ATGGGAACCACCGTCATCACCGGCGGCACCGACGGCATCGGTCGCGCGCTGGCCGACCGCTACCTGGGGCGCGGCCACGACGTGCTGATCGTCGGCACCAGTGCCGAGAAGGGCGATGCGTTCCTGGCCGCGGCCGAGCGGAGCGGCGCCGGCGACCGGGCGCGGTTCCTCAGGGCCGACCTGAGCCGGGTGGCGGAGAACCACCGCGTCATCGGCGAGATCACGCGCGACTACCCGGCCCTCGACCTGCTGGTGCTGGGCGCGCGCTTCCACCGCTCGACCCGGGCGGAGACCCCGGACGGGCTGGAGAGCAACTTCGCGCTGTACTACCTCAGCCGCCACCTGCTCAGCCACGGGCTGATCGCACCCCTCAGCCGTGCCGAGCGAGCCGTCGTGCTCAACTTCGGCGGCTCCGGCCAGACCGGCCCGGTCCGCTGGAACGACCTGCAACTGCGCCACGGCTACCCGGGCACCGGCGCCCTCGGCCACGGCGGCGCCCTCTGCGACCTGCTCGGCGTCCACTTCGCCCGGCTGCACGCCGGCACCCCCGTGCACTACGTCCTCAACCACCCCGGGGTGGTGTCCACCAGCTTCGCGGGGGAGTACGACCCGGCCACCGCGGCCGCCGTCGACCGGCTGAAGGCGACCGGCAAGCCCGTGGCCGAGGCCCTCGCGCAGATCCAGCCGTTCCTCGACGAGCCGCCCGCCCGCCTCACCGCCGTACTGGAGGGCCGCCAAGTCCCCACCGACGGGCAGGCGTTCGACCCGGCGGACGCCGCCCGCCTGCACGAGATGACCGAGCGGCTCCTCGCCGGCCTGCCGCGATGA
- a CDS encoding MMPL family transporter: MFPHIAELAIRRSRLVLIVAVVATALMGAAGSGAFTKLLGGGFDDPSSQSTRASNVIDRKFGGETNLVLLVRAGDGRIDTPAAERGGRALEADLKHESTLANVVSFWDTHSAQLRSRDGREAIVLAHVKGDETQQKKSAEHLIDTYSGAYGHTLTVKAGGGAAVNSDMSKQVVSDLFLAETIAIPLTLVLLLFVFGSVVAALLPLAIATIAVLGSFALLSLLGSLTSVADTATNLTTALGLGLGIDYALLMISRFREQLATGASVDDAVRRTVHTAGRTVAFSSATVAAALAALLVFPQYFLRSFGYAGVGVVAIAALSALFVLPPLLAVLGHRVNSGRLPWLKSERSGVRESVWGRLARTVMRRPALTALPVLAVLLVAASPLLGITFGTPDERVLPTNAESRQVSAALQKNFDGNDDTALQIVIDQRVGEAPLGAYATELSRLKGVERVETSTATYAGGQRSAAGPGSAVLGRPDAQRISVVSSLTPRSEDAQDLVREVRALAPPPGAHPLLGGQDAELVDAKHSISSHLPLAIGLVALTTFVLLFLFTGSVVQPLRALALNVITLGTTLGAMTWIFQSGHLSGLFGFTAQPMEVSMTVLMFCIVFGLSMDYEVFVTSRIKELHDQGEDTGSAVANGLGHTGRIVTAAACLLAVSFFAFGTAKVSFMQMFGLGSGLAILIDAIAVRGVLVPAAMRLLGRSAWYAPGFLRTLHGRIGLSEGGPEPVAAAPELPQVKDASGV; the protein is encoded by the coding sequence GTGTTCCCACACATAGCCGAACTGGCGATCCGCCGGTCCCGGCTGGTACTCATCGTCGCTGTCGTGGCAACGGCCCTCATGGGTGCCGCGGGCAGCGGCGCGTTCACCAAGCTGCTGGGCGGCGGATTCGACGACCCCTCCTCCCAGTCGACCCGGGCGAGCAACGTCATCGACCGGAAGTTCGGCGGTGAGACGAACCTGGTGCTGCTGGTCCGGGCCGGCGACGGCCGCATCGACACCCCGGCCGCGGAGCGCGGCGGCCGCGCGCTGGAGGCCGACCTCAAGCACGAGAGCACCCTGGCGAACGTCGTCTCGTTCTGGGACACGCACAGCGCCCAACTCCGCTCGCGGGACGGCCGCGAGGCCATCGTGCTCGCCCACGTCAAGGGCGACGAGACCCAGCAGAAGAAGAGCGCCGAGCACCTCATCGACACCTACAGCGGCGCTTACGGGCACACGCTCACGGTCAAGGCCGGCGGCGGCGCCGCGGTGAACTCCGACATGTCCAAGCAGGTGGTGAGCGATCTCTTCCTGGCCGAGACCATCGCCATCCCGCTGACCCTCGTGCTGCTCCTGTTCGTCTTCGGCAGCGTGGTCGCCGCGCTGCTGCCGCTGGCGATCGCCACCATCGCCGTCCTGGGCTCGTTCGCCCTGCTCTCCCTGCTCGGCAGCCTCACCAGCGTGGCCGACACCGCGACCAACCTCACCACGGCCCTCGGCCTGGGACTGGGCATCGACTACGCCCTGCTGATGATCAGCCGCTTCCGGGAGCAGCTCGCGACCGGGGCGAGCGTGGACGACGCGGTCCGGCGCACCGTGCACACCGCGGGCCGCACCGTCGCGTTCTCCTCCGCGACCGTGGCCGCCGCGCTGGCCGCGCTGCTGGTGTTCCCGCAGTACTTCCTGCGCTCGTTCGGCTACGCCGGGGTCGGGGTCGTCGCCATCGCGGCCCTCAGTGCCCTGTTCGTGCTGCCGCCGCTGCTCGCCGTCCTGGGCCACCGGGTCAACAGCGGGCGGCTGCCGTGGCTGAAGTCCGAGCGCTCCGGCGTGCGCGAATCCGTGTGGGGTCGGCTGGCGCGCACCGTCATGCGGCGGCCCGCGCTCACCGCGCTGCCCGTGCTCGCGGTCCTGCTGGTGGCGGCGAGCCCCCTGCTGGGGATCACCTTCGGCACGCCGGACGAGCGCGTGCTGCCCACGAACGCCGAGAGCCGCCAGGTGTCCGCGGCGCTGCAGAAGAACTTCGACGGGAACGACGACACGGCCCTGCAGATCGTCATCGACCAGCGGGTGGGCGAGGCCCCGCTGGGCGCGTACGCGACGGAGCTGTCCCGTCTCAAGGGCGTGGAGCGCGTCGAGACCAGCACGGCGACCTACGCCGGCGGGCAACGCTCGGCGGCCGGACCCGGCAGCGCCGTCCTCGGTCGGCCGGACGCCCAACGGATCAGCGTGGTCAGCTCGTTGACGCCGAGGTCGGAGGACGCGCAGGACCTCGTCCGCGAGGTGCGGGCGCTGGCTCCGCCGCCCGGGGCGCACCCGCTGCTGGGCGGGCAGGACGCCGAACTGGTCGACGCCAAGCACTCCATCAGCAGCCACCTCCCGCTCGCCATCGGCCTGGTCGCCCTCACCACCTTCGTGCTGCTCTTCCTGTTCACCGGCAGCGTGGTGCAGCCGCTGCGCGCCCTGGCGCTCAATGTGATCACCCTGGGGACGACCCTCGGCGCCATGACGTGGATCTTCCAGAGCGGCCACCTGTCGGGCCTGTTCGGTTTCACCGCGCAGCCGATGGAGGTGTCGATGACGGTGCTGATGTTCTGCATCGTCTTCGGCCTGTCGATGGACTACGAGGTGTTCGTCACCAGCCGGATCAAGGAGCTCCACGACCAGGGCGAGGACACCGGGTCCGCCGTCGCCAACGGCCTGGGGCACACCGGCCGCATCGTCACCGCGGCCGCCTGCCTGCTCGCGGTCAGCTTCTTCGCCTTCGGCACGGCCAAGGTCAGCTTCATGCAGATGTTCGGCCTCGGCAGCGGACTGGCCATCCTCATCGACGCGATCGCCGTCCGCGGGGTCCTGGTTCCGGCCGCGATGCGGCTGCTGGGCCGCTCGGCCTGGTACGCGCCCGGGTTCCTGCGCACGCTGCACGGACGGATCGGGCTCAGCGAGGGCGGGCCCGAACCCGTGGCCGCCGCACCTGAGTTGCCCCAGGTGAAGGACGCCTCGGGGGTCTGA
- a CDS encoding TetR/AcrR family transcriptional regulator — protein MPAEEHATAPPTLRERRRAAAVREILEAAERQIAEDGPAALSLRAVARSLGMTVQALYHYFPKREALVTSLVAKEYEDLADALQAALDGVPDSSDVPRLVAATEGYRRWAMAHPERFQLLFGTPLRGYAAPAEGATTKAMRRIAGIFQRELFDGFSREQLAAADTSALSPELLAHLESLPAEGPGELPPPAIALFIDAWGRVHGLVVLEVFGQTSFIGDGQAEIFRMAMSHMLQDVHRRIPAAVSAPA, from the coding sequence ATGCCCGCAGAAGAGCACGCCACGGCCCCGCCCACCCTGCGCGAGCGGCGCCGGGCCGCCGCCGTCCGGGAGATCCTGGAGGCCGCCGAGCGCCAGATCGCCGAGGACGGCCCCGCGGCCCTGTCCTTGCGGGCGGTCGCCCGCAGCCTCGGCATGACCGTGCAGGCCCTCTACCACTACTTCCCGAAGCGGGAAGCCCTCGTCACGTCGCTGGTCGCCAAGGAGTACGAAGACCTGGCCGACGCGCTGCAGGCCGCCCTCGACGGCGTGCCGGACTCCTCGGACGTGCCGCGCCTGGTGGCCGCGACCGAGGGCTACCGCCGCTGGGCCATGGCCCACCCCGAGCGGTTCCAACTCCTCTTCGGCACGCCGCTGCGCGGCTATGCGGCCCCCGCCGAGGGCGCCACCACCAAGGCGATGCGCCGGATAGCCGGCATCTTCCAGCGCGAGCTGTTCGACGGGTTCAGCAGGGAGCAACTCGCGGCGGCCGACACCTCGGCGCTCTCGCCCGAACTCCTGGCGCACCTGGAGAGCCTGCCGGCCGAAGGGCCGGGCGAGCTGCCGCCGCCCGCGATCGCGCTCTTCATCGACGCGTGGGGGCGGGTGCACGGCCTCGTCGTCCTCGAGGTCTTCGGGCAGACCTCGTTCATCGGCGACGGCCAGGCCGAGATCTTCCGGATGGCGATGTCCCACATGCTCCAGGACGTCCACCGCCGCATACCCGCCGCAGTCAGCGCGCCGGCCTGA
- a CDS encoding PQQ-dependent sugar dehydrogenase, translating into MTAWRRTLTEHADRFHPQRRTGTAARRGRGIAVGAAAVAAVLLAGCSSGSGGSASTPSGDAGASSSASPSASASAPTGTAGSATTSAPATATPTATAGAASGSAAVTRTVAKNLDVPWGMAALPGGDLLVNSRDTGVIQRIAAGTGKRTVAGTVPGVVSTKSSAGETGLLGLALSPDFGANQLIYVYFSTATDNRIAKLTYTPSATAGHQLGKLDVILKGIPRNIHHDGGRIAFGPDGFLYAGTGDAENKALPQNKSSLGGKILRMTPDGKPAPGNPFGHSVVYTLGHRNVQGLAWDPSGNLWASELGDKKADELNLIKAGHNYGWPATQGKTNHPGYTSPVAQFGTEQDSPSGIAWADGCIWMAALKGERLWRIPLNGTKLVAAPQSKLVATYGRLRTVLAYDGGLLVTTSNTDGRISPKPGDDKMLMVKVS; encoded by the coding sequence ATGACGGCATGGCGCAGGACACTGACGGAGCACGCGGACCGCTTCCACCCGCAGCGGCGGACCGGGACCGCGGCCCGGCGCGGGCGGGGCATCGCGGTGGGCGCCGCCGCGGTGGCGGCCGTGCTGCTCGCGGGCTGCTCGTCGGGATCGGGCGGCAGCGCGTCCACCCCGTCCGGCGACGCCGGCGCGTCGTCATCGGCGTCACCGTCGGCGAGCGCGTCGGCCCCGACCGGTACCGCGGGTTCCGCCACCACCTCGGCGCCCGCGACCGCGACGCCGACCGCCACCGCGGGAGCCGCCTCCGGGTCGGCGGCGGTCACCCGTACCGTCGCCAAGAACCTGGACGTGCCGTGGGGCATGGCCGCACTGCCCGGCGGCGACCTGCTGGTGAACTCGCGCGACACCGGGGTGATCCAGCGGATCGCGGCCGGCACCGGCAAGCGCACCGTGGCCGGCACGGTGCCCGGGGTGGTCTCCACCAAGAGCTCCGCGGGCGAGACCGGCCTGCTCGGGCTGGCGCTCTCCCCGGACTTCGGCGCGAACCAGCTGATCTATGTCTACTTCTCCACGGCGACCGACAACCGCATCGCGAAACTGACGTACACCCCCTCCGCGACCGCCGGCCACCAACTCGGCAAGCTCGACGTCATCCTCAAAGGCATCCCGCGCAACATCCACCACGACGGCGGCCGGATCGCCTTCGGTCCGGACGGCTTCCTCTACGCGGGCACCGGCGACGCGGAGAACAAGGCACTGCCGCAGAACAAGTCCTCGCTCGGCGGCAAGATCCTGCGGATGACGCCGGACGGCAAGCCGGCACCGGGCAATCCCTTCGGCCACTCCGTCGTCTACACCCTCGGCCACCGCAACGTGCAGGGCCTGGCCTGGGACCCGTCCGGGAACCTGTGGGCCTCCGAACTCGGCGACAAGAAGGCCGACGAGCTGAACCTGATCAAGGCCGGCCACAACTACGGCTGGCCCGCCACCCAGGGAAAGACCAACCACCCCGGATACACCTCGCCCGTCGCCCAGTTCGGCACCGAGCAGGACTCCCCCAGCGGCATCGCCTGGGCCGACGGCTGCATCTGGATGGCGGCCCTGAAGGGCGAGCGGCTGTGGCGCATCCCGCTGAACGGCACCAAGCTGGTCGCCGCGCCGCAGAGCAAGCTGGTCGCCACCTACGGCCGACTGCGTACCGTCCTGGCCTACGACGGCGGGCTGCTGGTGACCACCAGCAACACCGACGGCCGGATCAGCCCGAAGCCGGGTGACGACAAGATGCTGATGGTGAAGGTGAGTTGA
- a CDS encoding LysR family transcriptional regulator, whose product MDLLVWRAFVTVCRLGSLSAAAAELGHTQSAVSRQIAGLERRLGVPLVERHARGVRPTPAGEVFRRHALVALNEAERAVRAVRDLRDGAAGRALAVGATPSLAAGVVPAAIRRLLDEEGPLGWSLSPGLSADLHGRVAAGDLDVAVVTDAPPGLPDDPRVERRFLGMDAMVVVLPAGHPRAGRGPVPVEALAGETWVEDNDGSAALLRRHAARAGVTARIDLTAADLPGKIALVATGHAVALIPGVLRSALRTDVTTVALVDPPTRGVYALAPRRDPHPSTAALLDRLASAFTPGAPSTPPAQRT is encoded by the coding sequence ATGGATCTGCTGGTGTGGCGGGCGTTCGTGACGGTGTGCCGGCTCGGCTCGCTGTCGGCGGCGGCGGCGGAGCTCGGGCACACCCAGTCGGCCGTCTCCCGGCAGATCGCCGGGCTGGAGCGCCGACTCGGCGTGCCGCTGGTGGAACGCCACGCGCGCGGGGTGCGCCCGACACCGGCCGGCGAGGTGTTCCGCCGCCACGCCCTGGTCGCGCTCAACGAGGCCGAGCGCGCGGTCCGCGCCGTCCGCGACCTGCGCGACGGGGCGGCCGGCCGGGCGCTGGCCGTCGGTGCGACGCCGTCCCTGGCGGCCGGGGTGGTGCCCGCGGCGATCCGCCGCCTGCTGGACGAGGAAGGTCCCCTCGGCTGGAGCCTGTCGCCCGGGCTGAGCGCGGACCTGCACGGCCGGGTGGCCGCCGGCGATCTCGATGTCGCCGTGGTCACCGACGCGCCGCCCGGGCTCCCCGACGATCCGCGGGTCGAGCGGCGGTTCCTCGGGATGGACGCCATGGTCGTCGTGCTGCCGGCCGGCCATCCCCGCGCCGGGCGCGGACCCGTACCCGTCGAGGCGCTGGCCGGCGAGACCTGGGTCGAGGACAACGACGGCTCCGCTGCGCTGCTGCGCCGGCACGCCGCCCGCGCCGGCGTCACCGCCCGCATCGACCTGACCGCCGCCGATCTGCCCGGCAAGATCGCCCTGGTGGCGACCGGCCACGCCGTCGCGCTGATCCCCGGGGTGCTGAGGTCCGCGCTCCGGACCGACGTCACGACCGTGGCCCTCGTGGACCCTCCGACCCGTGGCGTCTACGCCCTCGCGCCGCGCCGCGACCCGCACCCGTCCACCGCGGCGCTGCTCGACCGGCTCGCGTCGGCCTTCACCCCCGGGGCGCCCTCCACCCCGCCCGCTCAACGGACTTGA
- a CDS encoding nuclear transport factor 2 family protein encodes MTTTPHTIAVLGLGRMGAAIAARLAGEGWDVVGWTRSGRAAGAVRTTGDPNDAVAKADVTLLALYDGPACRDVADRVRASLRPDTLVLNTSTIAPAEAALLAREFGPSYVHAPVLGSVPAATAGTLRILAAAESPALDRALPVLEALGTVWAVDDAATAAALKLVANSSLAGAVLALGESLRQADALGVPRAQALDVLELGHLGGLVSRKRAFLGDQPASAAAEFTIGALAKDMALLAAASDVPLRGAAEWGACPAGSDADIALAATVPAPGDAVLAPLRAYQRGHATGDPGHFRDAFLPTAHIEGLRDGAFVSWRLDDYCALFGGRPAPDEPARSRRIDSVEVRGTVATATMTLRHGPDTFTDLFLLVQGGDGWRIANKVYHRHP; translated from the coding sequence ATGACCACCACACCGCACACGATCGCGGTCCTCGGCCTGGGCCGGATGGGCGCCGCGATCGCCGCACGGCTGGCCGGAGAGGGCTGGGACGTCGTCGGCTGGACGCGCTCCGGGCGCGCGGCCGGCGCCGTCCGTACCACCGGCGACCCGAACGACGCCGTGGCGAAGGCCGACGTGACGCTCCTGGCGTTGTACGACGGCCCGGCCTGCCGCGACGTCGCCGACCGGGTCCGCGCGTCGCTGCGCCCCGACACGCTCGTGCTCAACACCAGCACCATCGCCCCCGCCGAAGCGGCGCTGCTGGCAAGGGAGTTCGGCCCGTCCTACGTCCACGCCCCGGTGCTCGGCTCGGTGCCCGCCGCCACCGCGGGGACGCTGCGGATTCTCGCCGCCGCCGAGAGCCCCGCGCTGGACCGGGCGCTGCCGGTCCTGGAGGCGCTCGGCACCGTGTGGGCGGTGGACGACGCGGCAACCGCCGCCGCGCTCAAGCTGGTTGCCAACAGCTCGCTGGCCGGCGCGGTGCTCGCGCTGGGCGAGTCGCTGCGGCAGGCCGACGCCCTGGGCGTGCCCCGCGCCCAGGCGCTGGACGTCCTCGAACTCGGGCACCTCGGCGGCCTCGTCAGCCGCAAGCGAGCCTTCCTCGGCGACCAACCGGCCTCCGCCGCCGCCGAGTTCACGATCGGCGCGCTCGCCAAGGACATGGCGCTGCTGGCGGCGGCGTCGGACGTCCCGCTGCGCGGCGCGGCCGAGTGGGGCGCCTGCCCGGCCGGCTCTGACGCCGACATCGCCCTCGCCGCCACCGTGCCCGCCCCCGGCGACGCGGTGCTCGCCCCGCTGCGCGCCTACCAGCGCGGGCACGCCACCGGCGACCCCGGCCACTTCCGCGACGCGTTCCTGCCCACCGCCCACATCGAGGGCCTGCGGGACGGCGCGTTCGTGTCGTGGCGACTGGACGACTACTGCGCCCTGTTCGGCGGCCGGCCCGCCCCGGACGAGCCGGCCCGCTCGCGCCGGATCGACTCCGTCGAGGTCCGCGGCACCGTGGCGACCGCGACCATGACGCTCCGGCACGGCCCGGACACCTTCACCGACCTCTTCCTGCTGGTCCAGGGCGGCGACGGCTGGCGTATCGCCAACAAGGTGTACCACCGGCACCCTTGA
- a CDS encoding DUF1206 domain-containing protein: MNTSAGTAAGRRGIGRAAGGTAVEWGGRAGFAARGVIYVLVGVLAVRVAFSDAGGQQADRGGALAEIAHEPFGEVLVWLLGAGLAGMALWRLSEAAFGQAGPDGGKPAKRAAAAGRCVFYGFVSYSVLAYAVGDKGSGSGSTDKRTDDVTARVLDWPGGQWIAGVAGVAVACAGAWIAARAVMRTFHKHLKTGEMSVRQRRVVDVLGVSGGVARGVLFATAGVFAVVAAVQHRPGESKGMDDTLRSFAGTPAGPWLLVLVAVGLVAFGGFSWACARWRAL; this comes from the coding sequence GTGAACACTTCAGCAGGGACAGCGGCCGGCCGGCGCGGCATCGGGAGAGCGGCCGGTGGCACGGCCGTCGAGTGGGGCGGGCGCGCCGGTTTCGCGGCGCGCGGCGTGATCTACGTACTCGTCGGCGTGCTGGCGGTGCGCGTCGCCTTCTCCGACGCGGGCGGGCAGCAGGCCGACCGGGGCGGCGCGCTCGCGGAGATCGCCCACGAGCCGTTCGGCGAGGTGCTGGTGTGGCTGCTGGGCGCGGGGCTGGCGGGCATGGCGCTGTGGCGGCTCTCCGAGGCGGCCTTCGGCCAGGCGGGCCCTGACGGCGGCAAGCCCGCCAAGCGCGCGGCGGCCGCGGGGCGTTGCGTCTTCTACGGGTTCGTGTCGTACTCCGTCCTCGCCTACGCGGTGGGCGACAAGGGGAGCGGGAGCGGCTCGACCGACAAGCGGACCGACGACGTGACAGCCCGGGTTCTCGACTGGCCGGGCGGGCAGTGGATCGCCGGCGTCGCCGGGGTCGCGGTGGCCTGCGCCGGCGCGTGGATCGCCGCCCGTGCGGTGATGCGCACGTTCCACAAGCACCTGAAGACGGGCGAGATGTCGGTACGGCAGCGTCGCGTCGTGGACGTCCTCGGGGTGTCCGGTGGGGTGGCGCGAGGCGTCCTCTTCGCGACCGCCGGCGTGTTCGCGGTGGTGGCCGCCGTCCAGCACCGGCCAGGCGAGTCCAAGGGCATGGACGACACGCTGAGGTCGTTCGCCGGGACGCCCGCGGGCCCGTGGCTGCTGGTGCTGGTTGCCGTGGGCCTGGTCGCCTTCGGCGGCTTCTCCTGGGCCTGCGCCCGCTGGCGCGCGCTCTGA
- a CDS encoding acetylxylan esterase, whose product MTVETIRTHDFPFDPTHGYDLDRLLEVGAPEPPPGFDDFWRAKYAEARAVDTAPRVGAVEEERDGVRVHAVSYTSAGGFQVGGWLTVPADGHVTRGMVVLHGYGGRAAVDVPLPPPGTAAIWPCARGLGTRSLDPDIPPVSAGHVLHGIGSRESYVHGGCAADVWCAASALLELVPPAADRLTLTGVSFGGGIGALALPWDERFARGALVVPSFGNHPLRLTLPCTGSGEAVRGHHARHPEVTDVLGYFDAAVAATRIRVPVHVGAALFDPSVPPPGQFAVYNALAGPKELFVLAAGHFDHPGLARDEARLLRAQREFLTAER is encoded by the coding sequence GTGACCGTCGAGACCATCCGCACCCACGACTTCCCGTTCGACCCCACCCACGGCTACGACCTGGACCGGCTGTTGGAGGTCGGCGCGCCCGAACCACCGCCCGGCTTCGACGACTTCTGGCGCGCCAAGTACGCCGAAGCGCGGGCCGTCGACACGGCGCCGCGGGTGGGCGCCGTGGAGGAGGAGCGGGACGGGGTCCGCGTCCACGCGGTGTCGTACACCTCGGCGGGCGGCTTCCAGGTGGGCGGCTGGCTGACGGTGCCGGCCGACGGCCACGTCACGCGCGGCATGGTGGTGCTGCACGGCTACGGCGGCAGGGCCGCGGTCGACGTGCCGCTCCCGCCGCCGGGCACGGCCGCGATCTGGCCGTGCGCCCGGGGGTTGGGGACACGCAGCCTGGACCCGGACATCCCCCCGGTCTCGGCCGGGCACGTGCTGCACGGCATCGGCTCGCGGGAGAGCTACGTGCACGGCGGATGCGCCGCCGACGTGTGGTGCGCGGCCTCCGCCCTGCTGGAGTTGGTGCCGCCGGCCGCGGACCGGCTGACGCTGACCGGGGTGAGCTTCGGCGGCGGGATCGGCGCGCTCGCGCTGCCCTGGGACGAGCGGTTCGCGCGCGGGGCGCTGGTGGTGCCGAGCTTCGGCAACCACCCGCTGCGGCTGACCCTGCCCTGCACCGGCAGCGGCGAGGCGGTCCGCGGCCACCACGCCCGGCACCCCGAAGTGACCGACGTGCTCGGCTACTTCGACGCGGCCGTCGCGGCCACGCGGATACGGGTCCCCGTGCACGTCGGTGCGGCGCTCTTCGACCCCTCGGTGCCGCCGCCCGGGCAGTTCGCGGTGTACAACGCGCTGGCCGGGCCGAAGGAGCTGTTCGTCCTGGCGGCCGGCCACTTCGACCACCCAGGACTGGCCCGGGACGAGGCCCGACTGCTGCGCGCCCAGCGGGAGTTCCTGACGGCCGAGCGGTAA